One Mus musculus strain C57BL/6J chromosome Y, GRCm38.p6 C57BL/6J DNA segment encodes these proteins:
- the Gm21316 gene encoding Y-linked testis-specific protein 1-like, protein MTSLKKKSRRKPSSQALGNIVGCRISHGWKQGNEPVTHWKAIILGQLPTNPSLYLVKYDGIDSVYGQELHSDERILNLKVLPPKVVFLQVRDVHLASALVCREVQHKFEGKDGSEDNWSGMVLAQVPFLQDYFYISYKKDPVLYVYQLLDDYKEGNLHIIPETPLAEARSGDDNDFLIGSWVQYTRDDGSKKFGKVVYKVLANSTVYFIKFLGDLHIYVYILVSNIT, encoded by the coding sequence atgacatcactcaagaagaagagtaggaggaagccttcttcccaggccctggggaatattgttggctgcagaatttctcacgggtggaagcaaggtaatgagcctgtcacccattggaaggccatcattctaggtcaactgccaacaaacccttctctttatttggtgaagtatgacggaattgacagtgtctacggacaggagctccacagcgatgagaggattttaaatcttaaggtcttgcctcccaaagtagtttttcttcaggtgagggatgtccacctcgccagcgccctggtttgcagagaggtacaacacaaatttgaggggaaagatggctctgaggacaactggagtgggatggtgctagcccaggtgccattcttacaggactatttttacatttcctacaagaaggatccggtcctctacgtctatcagctcctggatgactacaaggaaggtaacctccacatcattccagagacccctctggctgaggcgagatcaggtgatgacaatgacttcttaataggttcctgggtgcagtacaccagagatgatggatccaaaaagttcggaaaggttgtttacaaagttctagccaattctactgtgtactttatcaaatttcttggtgacctacatatctatgtctatattctggtgtcaaatatcacttaa